One segment of Streptomyces sp. NBC_00576 DNA contains the following:
- a CDS encoding zinc-dependent alcohol dehydrogenase has product MTASRLIRAFVLTAPGKYEVQEVPAPVAVPGEVVVDVERVGVCGTDMEFHTGAMAYLHQGHSSYPMRLGHEWSGRVSSVGDGVDAAWIGRRVMGDTMLGCGTCRRCRRGSQHVCEQRQEVGIRGERAGALAEQLAVPASSLHTLPESVDAVLGALVEPGGNALRAARAAELRSGDRVLVLGPGTIGLLVAMFARAAGAEVHLMGVTEGSLAFARELGFEHAWREDSVPDLPYDAVVDASNAAHLPDLALELVEPAGHVVYIGLAGVPSRIDTRTLVLKDVTAVGVLSASPGLDATIRAYAEGSVDPRPLVAATVGLDQVGAVLAGERPAGAGPGPKFHVDPRLG; this is encoded by the coding sequence GTGACCGCCAGCCGCCTCATACGCGCGTTCGTTCTGACGGCACCCGGGAAGTACGAGGTCCAGGAGGTCCCCGCCCCGGTGGCGGTCCCCGGCGAGGTCGTCGTCGACGTCGAGCGGGTCGGGGTGTGCGGCACCGACATGGAGTTCCACACCGGGGCCATGGCCTACCTCCACCAGGGCCACTCCTCCTACCCGATGCGCCTTGGCCACGAGTGGTCGGGGCGCGTGTCGTCGGTCGGTGACGGTGTCGACGCCGCATGGATCGGCCGCCGGGTCATGGGCGACACCATGCTCGGCTGCGGCACCTGCCGCCGCTGCCGACGGGGCAGTCAACACGTGTGCGAGCAGCGGCAGGAGGTCGGCATCCGCGGGGAGCGGGCCGGTGCCCTCGCCGAGCAACTCGCCGTTCCCGCCTCCTCGTTGCACACCCTGCCCGAATCCGTCGACGCGGTACTGGGCGCGCTGGTCGAGCCCGGCGGCAACGCCCTGCGTGCCGCCCGGGCCGCCGAACTGCGGTCCGGGGACCGGGTGTTGGTCCTGGGTCCGGGGACCATCGGTCTCCTGGTCGCGATGTTCGCCCGCGCGGCCGGTGCGGAGGTCCATCTGATGGGCGTGACCGAGGGCTCGCTGGCCTTCGCCCGCGAGCTGGGCTTCGAGCACGCCTGGCGGGAGGACTCCGTCCCGGATCTGCCGTACGACGCTGTCGTGGACGCCTCCAACGCGGCCCATCTCCCGGACCTCGCCCTTGAGTTGGTCGAACCGGCCGGCCACGTCGTCTACATCGGTCTGGCCGGCGTACCAAGCCGGATCGATACCCGCACGCTCGTCCTCAAGGACGTCACCGCGGTCGGTGTGCTGTCCGCCTCCCCCGGTCTCGACGCCACCATCCGTGCGTACGCCGAGGGTTCTGTCGATCCGAGGCCGCTCGTCGCCGCGACGGTGGGGCTGGACCAGGTCGGAGCCGTCCTCGCGGGTGAACGCCCGGCGGGCGCGGGTCCTGGGCCCAAGTTCCATGTGGACCCGCGCCTGGGCTGA
- a CDS encoding IclR family transcriptional regulator gives MEHRQMYDGSSAPAAEEVAGGDGDAARLVGSDRVLAVLKELARYPDGVGLEELTRVIGSPKPTVHRALVALRRAGLADQGARGRYVLGDEFLRMAFAHHEERPEHVRVRPVLEALADRFGETAHYAVLEGREVVYRAKVDPPTGAVRLTSTVGGRNPAHATGVGKALLAHQLATVGEVEAWIGNSPLVRRTPRTLCTASDLHRDLRAVREQGYAVDDQENEPGVNCLSLPVYATSPTAPSGAVSVSALTYRTPLRTLVDAVDEIRTLLGPLAEPHR, from the coding sequence ATGGAGCATAGGCAGATGTACGACGGCTCGTCAGCCCCTGCGGCCGAGGAAGTCGCCGGAGGCGACGGTGACGCCGCGCGTCTCGTGGGCTCGGACCGGGTGCTCGCTGTCCTCAAGGAGCTGGCGCGCTATCCCGACGGCGTGGGCCTTGAGGAGCTGACCCGGGTGATCGGCAGCCCCAAACCGACCGTGCACCGGGCGCTGGTGGCCCTGCGCCGGGCCGGACTCGCCGACCAGGGCGCCCGAGGCCGCTATGTTCTCGGCGACGAGTTCCTGCGGATGGCCTTCGCCCACCACGAGGAACGCCCCGAGCATGTCCGGGTACGTCCCGTACTGGAGGCGCTGGCCGACCGGTTCGGCGAGACGGCGCACTACGCGGTCCTGGAGGGCCGTGAGGTCGTCTACCGCGCCAAGGTCGACCCGCCGACCGGCGCCGTGCGGCTGACGTCGACGGTGGGCGGCCGGAACCCCGCCCACGCCACCGGCGTCGGAAAGGCGCTGCTCGCCCACCAGTTGGCGACGGTGGGGGAGGTCGAGGCGTGGATCGGCAACTCGCCGCTGGTCCGCCGCACACCCCGGACGCTGTGCACGGCCTCAGACCTGCACCGCGACCTGCGGGCCGTCCGCGAGCAGGGTTACGCCGTGGACGACCAGGAGAACGAGCCCGGCGTCAACTGCCTCTCCCTGCCCGTGTACGCGACCTCGCCGACGGCTCCCTCGGGCGCGGTGAGCGTCAGCGCGCTGACGTACCGGACGCCGCTGCGCACCCTGGTCGACGCGGTCGACGAGATCCGGACGCTGCTCGGCCCGTTGGCAGAGCCGCACCGATGA